A window of the Buteo buteo chromosome 8, bButBut1.hap1.1, whole genome shotgun sequence genome harbors these coding sequences:
- the VGLL3 gene encoding transcription cofactor vestigial-like protein 3 isoform X5 — translation MREAGEGAPEQRSSKLAVYNKMQESLEVTLPSKQEEDEKDQPAEMEYLNSRCVLFTYFQGDIGSVVDEHFSRALSQASSFNPETALTKSKAGLSPLWRESSTISSQRSSFPTSFWTSSYQPPPPPCLSGVHPDFPVTAPGTFPTPDPSSWPGHGLHQTAPPPPPAASESWHYPLAASQVSPSYAHMHDVYMHRHHPHPHVHHHHPSSHRDPRYGSLLMPSVRTARIPAPQCDVTKTDPTAVTSATSAWAGAFHGTVDIVPSFGFDTDTLMAISLKERWHLLGKD, via the exons ATGCGGGAAGCCGGTGAGGGTGCCCCAGAGCAGCGCAGCTCG AAGTTAGCTGTATACAACAAGATGCAGGAGTCTCTGGAAGTGACCCTTCCCAGCAAGCAAGAGGAGGATGAGAAAGACCAGCCTGCTGAGATGGAGTACCTTAACTCTCGCTGCGTCCTTTTCACTTACTTCCAGGGAGACATTGGTTCAGTAGTGGATGAACACTTTTCAAGAGCTTTGAGCCAAGCCAGTAGCTTCAATCCAGAAACTGCCCTTACCAAGAGCAAAGCAGGGCTAAGTCCTCTGTGGAGAG AAAGCTCAACAATTTCAAGCCAAAGGAGCAGTTTCCCAACTTCATTTTGGACCAGCTCTTATCAGCCTCCCCCTCCACCGTGCTTAAGTGGAGTACACCCTGATTTCCCCGTTACTGCACCAGGCACCTTCCCAACACCAGATCCCAGCAGCTGGCCAGGACATGGCCTTCATCAGACtgccccacctcctccccctgctgCATCTGAATCCTGGCATTACCCTTTAGCAGCATCTCAGGTGAGCCCTTCGTATGCACACATGCATGATGTGTACATGCATCGCCATCACCCTCATCCACACGTGCACCATCACCATCCCAGCTCGCACCGTGACCCCAGGTATGGGTCCCTGCTGATGCCTTCAGTCCGCACAGCCAGGATTCCTGCTCCCCAGTGTGACGTGACAAAGACAGATCCCACCGCTGTCACCAGCGCTACCTCAGCATGGGCTGGAGCCTTTCATGGAACGGTGGACATTGTGCCAAGTTTTGGGTTTGACACAG
- the VGLL3 gene encoding transcription cofactor vestigial-like protein 3 isoform X2 gives MSCSDVAMQQPAPAACGAPRYLTGAAAAPAAGCPQKLAVYNKMQESLEVTLPSKQEEDEKDQPAEMEYLNSRCVLFTYFQGDIGSVVDEHFSRALSQASSFNPETALTKSKAGLSPLWRESSTISSQRSSFPTSFWTSSYQPPPPPCLSGVHPDFPVTAPGTFPTPDPSSWPGHGLHQTAPPPPPAASESWHYPLAASQVSPSYAHMHDVYMHRHHPHPHVHHHHPSSHRDPRYGSLLMPSVRTARIPAPQCDVTKTDPTAVTSATSAWAGAFHGTVDIVPSFGFDTDTLMAISLKERWHLLGKD, from the exons ATGAGCTGCTCGGACGTGGCCATGCAGCAGCCCGCCCCGGCGGCGTGCGGGGCACCCCGCTATCTGACCGGCGCCGCGGCCGCGCCTGCGGCGGGCTGCCCGCAG AAGTTAGCTGTATACAACAAGATGCAGGAGTCTCTGGAAGTGACCCTTCCCAGCAAGCAAGAGGAGGATGAGAAAGACCAGCCTGCTGAGATGGAGTACCTTAACTCTCGCTGCGTCCTTTTCACTTACTTCCAGGGAGACATTGGTTCAGTAGTGGATGAACACTTTTCAAGAGCTTTGAGCCAAGCCAGTAGCTTCAATCCAGAAACTGCCCTTACCAAGAGCAAAGCAGGGCTAAGTCCTCTGTGGAGAG AAAGCTCAACAATTTCAAGCCAAAGGAGCAGTTTCCCAACTTCATTTTGGACCAGCTCTTATCAGCCTCCCCCTCCACCGTGCTTAAGTGGAGTACACCCTGATTTCCCCGTTACTGCACCAGGCACCTTCCCAACACCAGATCCCAGCAGCTGGCCAGGACATGGCCTTCATCAGACtgccccacctcctccccctgctgCATCTGAATCCTGGCATTACCCTTTAGCAGCATCTCAGGTGAGCCCTTCGTATGCACACATGCATGATGTGTACATGCATCGCCATCACCCTCATCCACACGTGCACCATCACCATCCCAGCTCGCACCGTGACCCCAGGTATGGGTCCCTGCTGATGCCTTCAGTCCGCACAGCCAGGATTCCTGCTCCCCAGTGTGACGTGACAAAGACAGATCCCACCGCTGTCACCAGCGCTACCTCAGCATGGGCTGGAGCCTTTCATGGAACGGTGGACATTGTGCCAAGTTTTGGGTTTGACACAG
- the VGLL3 gene encoding transcription cofactor vestigial-like protein 3 isoform X1 — translation MSCSDVAMQQPAPAACGAPRYLTGAAAAPAAGCPQKKLAVYNKMQESLEVTLPSKQEEDEKDQPAEMEYLNSRCVLFTYFQGDIGSVVDEHFSRALSQASSFNPETALTKSKAGLSPLWRESSTISSQRSSFPTSFWTSSYQPPPPPCLSGVHPDFPVTAPGTFPTPDPSSWPGHGLHQTAPPPPPAASESWHYPLAASQVSPSYAHMHDVYMHRHHPHPHVHHHHPSSHRDPRYGSLLMPSVRTARIPAPQCDVTKTDPTAVTSATSAWAGAFHGTVDIVPSFGFDTDTLMAISLKERWHLLGKD, via the exons ATGAGCTGCTCGGACGTGGCCATGCAGCAGCCCGCCCCGGCGGCGTGCGGGGCACCCCGCTATCTGACCGGCGCCGCGGCCGCGCCTGCGGCGGGCTGCCCGCAG AAGAAGTTAGCTGTATACAACAAGATGCAGGAGTCTCTGGAAGTGACCCTTCCCAGCAAGCAAGAGGAGGATGAGAAAGACCAGCCTGCTGAGATGGAGTACCTTAACTCTCGCTGCGTCCTTTTCACTTACTTCCAGGGAGACATTGGTTCAGTAGTGGATGAACACTTTTCAAGAGCTTTGAGCCAAGCCAGTAGCTTCAATCCAGAAACTGCCCTTACCAAGAGCAAAGCAGGGCTAAGTCCTCTGTGGAGAG AAAGCTCAACAATTTCAAGCCAAAGGAGCAGTTTCCCAACTTCATTTTGGACCAGCTCTTATCAGCCTCCCCCTCCACCGTGCTTAAGTGGAGTACACCCTGATTTCCCCGTTACTGCACCAGGCACCTTCCCAACACCAGATCCCAGCAGCTGGCCAGGACATGGCCTTCATCAGACtgccccacctcctccccctgctgCATCTGAATCCTGGCATTACCCTTTAGCAGCATCTCAGGTGAGCCCTTCGTATGCACACATGCATGATGTGTACATGCATCGCCATCACCCTCATCCACACGTGCACCATCACCATCCCAGCTCGCACCGTGACCCCAGGTATGGGTCCCTGCTGATGCCTTCAGTCCGCACAGCCAGGATTCCTGCTCCCCAGTGTGACGTGACAAAGACAGATCCCACCGCTGTCACCAGCGCTACCTCAGCATGGGCTGGAGCCTTTCATGGAACGGTGGACATTGTGCCAAGTTTTGGGTTTGACACAG
- the VGLL3 gene encoding transcription cofactor vestigial-like protein 3 isoform X4 yields MSCSDVAMQQPAPAACGAPRYLTGAAAAPAAGCPQKKLAVYNKMQESLEVTLPSKQEEDEKDQPAEMEYLNSRCVLFTYFQGDIGSVVDEHFSRALSQASSFNPETALTKSKAGLSPLWRESSTISSQRSSFPTSFWTSSYQPPPPPCLSGVHPDFPVTAPGTFPTPDPSSWPGHGLHQTAPPPPPAASESWHYPLAASQVSPSYAHMHDVYMHRHHPHPHVHHHHPSSHRDPRYGSLLMPSVRTARIPAPQCDVTKTDPTAVTSATSAWAGAFHGTVDIVPSFGFDTGEKGVLQM; encoded by the exons ATGAGCTGCTCGGACGTGGCCATGCAGCAGCCCGCCCCGGCGGCGTGCGGGGCACCCCGCTATCTGACCGGCGCCGCGGCCGCGCCTGCGGCGGGCTGCCCGCAG AAGAAGTTAGCTGTATACAACAAGATGCAGGAGTCTCTGGAAGTGACCCTTCCCAGCAAGCAAGAGGAGGATGAGAAAGACCAGCCTGCTGAGATGGAGTACCTTAACTCTCGCTGCGTCCTTTTCACTTACTTCCAGGGAGACATTGGTTCAGTAGTGGATGAACACTTTTCAAGAGCTTTGAGCCAAGCCAGTAGCTTCAATCCAGAAACTGCCCTTACCAAGAGCAAAGCAGGGCTAAGTCCTCTGTGGAGAG AAAGCTCAACAATTTCAAGCCAAAGGAGCAGTTTCCCAACTTCATTTTGGACCAGCTCTTATCAGCCTCCCCCTCCACCGTGCTTAAGTGGAGTACACCCTGATTTCCCCGTTACTGCACCAGGCACCTTCCCAACACCAGATCCCAGCAGCTGGCCAGGACATGGCCTTCATCAGACtgccccacctcctccccctgctgCATCTGAATCCTGGCATTACCCTTTAGCAGCATCTCAGGTGAGCCCTTCGTATGCACACATGCATGATGTGTACATGCATCGCCATCACCCTCATCCACACGTGCACCATCACCATCCCAGCTCGCACCGTGACCCCAGGTATGGGTCCCTGCTGATGCCTTCAGTCCGCACAGCCAGGATTCCTGCTCCCCAGTGTGACGTGACAAAGACAGATCCCACCGCTGTCACCAGCGCTACCTCAGCATGGGCTGGAGCCTTTCATGGAACGGTGGACATTGTGCCAAGTTTTGGGTTTGACACAG
- the VGLL3 gene encoding transcription cofactor vestigial-like protein 3 isoform X3: protein MSCSDVAMQQPAPAACGAPRYLTGAAAAPAAGCPQKKLAVYNKMQESLEVTLPSKQEEDEKDQPAEMEYLNSRCVLFTYFQGDIGSVVDEHFSRALSQASSFNPETALTKSKAGLSPLWRESSTISSQRSSFPTSFWTSSYQPPPPPCLSGVHPDFPVTAPGTFPTPDPSSWPGHGLHQTAPPPPPAASESWHYPLAASQVSPSYAHMHDVYMHRHHPHPHVHHHHPSSHRDPRYGSLLMPSVRTARIPAPQCDVTKTDPTAVTSATSAWAGAFHGTVDIVPSFGFDTGLQHQDKSKETSWF from the exons ATGAGCTGCTCGGACGTGGCCATGCAGCAGCCCGCCCCGGCGGCGTGCGGGGCACCCCGCTATCTGACCGGCGCCGCGGCCGCGCCTGCGGCGGGCTGCCCGCAG AAGAAGTTAGCTGTATACAACAAGATGCAGGAGTCTCTGGAAGTGACCCTTCCCAGCAAGCAAGAGGAGGATGAGAAAGACCAGCCTGCTGAGATGGAGTACCTTAACTCTCGCTGCGTCCTTTTCACTTACTTCCAGGGAGACATTGGTTCAGTAGTGGATGAACACTTTTCAAGAGCTTTGAGCCAAGCCAGTAGCTTCAATCCAGAAACTGCCCTTACCAAGAGCAAAGCAGGGCTAAGTCCTCTGTGGAGAG AAAGCTCAACAATTTCAAGCCAAAGGAGCAGTTTCCCAACTTCATTTTGGACCAGCTCTTATCAGCCTCCCCCTCCACCGTGCTTAAGTGGAGTACACCCTGATTTCCCCGTTACTGCACCAGGCACCTTCCCAACACCAGATCCCAGCAGCTGGCCAGGACATGGCCTTCATCAGACtgccccacctcctccccctgctgCATCTGAATCCTGGCATTACCCTTTAGCAGCATCTCAGGTGAGCCCTTCGTATGCACACATGCATGATGTGTACATGCATCGCCATCACCCTCATCCACACGTGCACCATCACCATCCCAGCTCGCACCGTGACCCCAGGTATGGGTCCCTGCTGATGCCTTCAGTCCGCACAGCCAGGATTCCTGCTCCCCAGTGTGACGTGACAAAGACAGATCCCACCGCTGTCACCAGCGCTACCTCAGCATGGGCTGGAGCCTTTCATGGAACGGTGGACATTGTGCCAAGTTTTGGGTTTGACACAG